In Acidisarcina polymorpha, the DNA window GGACATCGCCTGATCCTTGCCGAGAGGAACTCGAGGTAATTTTCGCGGAACCCGGTATCCGAATTGGCGAGCTTCAGGGGTTCTCTGGTTGAGCAGACCAGGGCCTAATCAGAGATTCCGTAGCTCTCCGGAGAACATTACCACTGCCGTACCCGCCCCACATCGACATGCACAAAGTCGGATTGCGCGTAGTACCCCACGCCTCCACGCTGTAGCGAGAGCGCCGCGTCGCGGACTACGGCCGACGACACGCCAGGAATGCGAATATCGATCGCCTTCGCCTCCATATGCTGGCTGTGCTCCGCAACCCCATGACCGTGTTGGCGGAGATAGTTGTTGCTCCACGGCGTCCGATACCCGCAGACGATATCGATCTCACCGTCTGGGCGACCCAGCTTCACCAGCAAATCGTGCAGCAGGTCGAACTCCTTCAGGTCATAGTCCTTGATATCGCCAGTCCGGTGGTCGCGAAGAAAGTGGTCCAGCTCAGCGACTGGCTCGGGAAGATAGCGGTCGCCGACCCGGTAAATTACGTCGATCCGCTCTCCGGTATGCAGGTGATAGAGCCGCAGCCGGTAGGCCGCGGAAGCACTCTCATCCGCTGCCCGAACCGGGCAAACCGCAGCCAACACGGAAAGCGAAACCAGACCGGCCCGTAAGACTCGCTTCACTCTCATCGCTCCACAACCTCAACTTCCATTCTAGTCTCAGGGTGGGGCCAGGGGTTGCGCTGTCAGTGCGGCTTGAACGTCTTTCCTGTTTCGATCAGGGTTTTGAGGCGGGAGAGGATACGTGGCCAGCCGTCCGCCGAGGAGGCATAGGCGTCATCATCCTCCGCCCACTGGTCATGCGTCACCGAGACCCGGGTGGCTTCAGTCTCTGGGACGAGTTCTACGGTGACGCGAGAGATTTTGCTCGAAGAGCCAAGAGCAAAAGTGTACTGCAACCGCTTTGGCGGCTCAGACTGAAGCACCTCACCGCGGACATAAGTGACTCGCTTGCCGTCCGCCCCCGGGCCCACCCAGTTCATCGAGCCGCCCGGCTTCAAATCGACTTCGAGCTCGGCCCCCATAAAGAGGATCCGGTTAGATTCAGCAGAGACGAAGCCCTCCCAGACCCTCTCCGGAGGTGCGGCGATGTAAAAGACGAAATGCAGCGGAGTTTTCTCGGCCATCTGCTCTCCTCCAGGTTGGTAGTCGGCTTGCAATCAGAGCCAACATACTCACCCCTTTATTATTTGGTCAAGCATCCTGCGGCCCGCATTTGCGACGCTGGGATCCCAGGTTTGTTCCCCATCAGGACTCCGAACCTCTAAGAATGTGTGCTCCCGCCTGCCACCGCTCCAATGATCAGAAACGGCTCCTTGCCCGATACGACCGCATCCGGCAGCCCAGCGTCGGGAGAAGCAAAGGACAGGTCTTCTTCACACGCAAAGAACCGCAAGAAAGGCCGCCGCTGCAAGGTCACATGGTCACGGATCGTCCCTCGCAGCATGGGGTAGCGCGATTCCAGGGCATCGAGAATGGATCGTTGCGTAACCTCCCCGTGGACCTCGACGGCCACTTCCGCATTCACTTTGGCCAGCGTTCGCAAGTGAGCGGGCAGCTCAACCCGTACCGTTGTTGAAGATTTCACGCCAGCGTCTGCACCTCGACGGAAAGCACCGCCGGAAGGTCCCGCACGATCGGAGCCCAGCTGTCCCCCGCATTCGACGAGGCATAGACCTGTCCGCCCGTCGTGCCGAAGTACACGCCACACGAATCGAGTGAATCCACCGCCATCGCATCACGCAGCACGTTGACATAGCAGTCGCTCTGCGGCAACCCATTCGTCAGCGGCTCCCATTCATGGCCGCCCGAGCGGCTACGATAGACGCGCAGCTTGCCGTCAGGCACGTAATGTTCCGAGTCGCTCTTGATCGGGACCACGTAAATCGTCTCCGGCTCATGCGCGTGCACATCGATGGCAAAGCCGAAATCCGTTGGCAGATTGCCGCTCACTTCCTGCCACGAATCCCCCGCATCATCGCTCCGCATCACATCCCAATGCTTCTGCATAAAGAGCACTCCAGGCCGTTGCGGGTGCATCGCAATGTGGTGAACGCAGTGGCCCACCTCCGCCACGGGGTCGGGGATATGCAGCGAACGCAATCCGCGATTGATCGGCTTCCACGTCTGGCCTCCGTCGTCGGAACGAAAGGCGCCCGCTGCCGAAATGGCAATAAAGATCCGCTGCGGATCGCTCGGATCGAGAAGGATGGTGTGCAGACACATCCCGCCGGCTCCCGGCATCCAGCCCGGGCCTGAACCATGGCCGCGAAGCCCCGACAATTCGATCCAGGTTGCTCCTCCATCGGTCGATTTAAAGAGTGCGGCGTCTTCGACCCCCGCAAAGACGGTGTCGGGGTCGTTCAACGATGGCTCCAGATGCCACACCCGCTTGAATTCCCACGGGTGCGGCGTCCCGTCATACCATTGATGCGTTCCCGGAACTCCGTCATAAGTGAACTGGTTCCCGACTGGATTCCACGTCGCCCCGCCGTCGTCAGAGCGCTGGATGACCTGCCCAAACCAGCCGCTCGACTGTGAGGCATAAAGCCGATTGGGATCCGCTGGCGATCCCTTCAGATGATAGATGTCCCATCCCGCAAAGTGCGGTCCACTCACTTCCCACTTATCCCGCTTGCCATCGGAATTAAGGACAAACGCACCCTTGTGGGTTCCTACCAGCACCCGTACCTTGCTCATCGCCTCTCCTTGGGTGAAATGCACGACGGCGGCCGCAGGATTCGAGCCAACCGAAATGGATGTCAAGCATTCTAGCGAGTAGGGCTTCCTCTAGTCTTTAGAAAAGAAGAAGGCATGCTTATGAATTCCGAAATTCATTCCTGGCGGACCGCCGTCATGCAATACATCCGTCGCGAAGCCCAGCCCGTCGACAAATACGGCCATCAGCCGCGGCTCTACGCGCTCGCTCGTCAGATCGGGGCGGGATTAAGCTACGACGATGACGTCGTCTTTGCCGCCGCCTGGATGCACGACCTCGGCGTCTTTATCGGTCATCGCCCCGATGATCCCGCTGAGCTGAAAACCTGGGACAATGTCATCTACGCCATCGAACGAACACCCGAACTGCTGCTGCAGTTCGGCTTCCCTCCGGGAAAGGTTCCCGAAGTGATCGAGGCCATCCGCACCCACCAGCCACATCGAGATCCGCAGTCGATCGAGGCCACCGTCCTCCGGAACGCCGATATTCTAGAGCAGCTAGGAGCAATGGGCATTCTGCGCGCCGTCTCGAAGGTTGGCCGCGACACCCGTTACCCAACGTTCTCGGCGGTCCTGCCGGTTCTCGAGACAGCTTTAAGCACACTACCGGCGCTCCTCCGGCTGCCATCCGCCAAGGAACTCGCCGAGTCACGCATCGAAGTGCTGGAGCGGTTCCTCGCGTCGGTCAAAGTAGAGGCGAACGGCCAACTCAATTGAGCGGAAGGTTTTGTCACCCGAAACATCCGTTGCGGTTCAGGAGCCCGCTACCGTCGCCAGCCCCCGTCGCTTAAGGCACTCGCTTCAACGTCAAGTCGACACTTGCAGGAGCATCGATCGGCATCATCTTCCGATCCAACTGGGTCAGCCCTGCTCCGTCTGGCTGTAACAACAGATACTGCACCTGGGCCGGCCGGTCTGGGTCGAGCGCATAGACAGTCGCGTTCGGATCGACGGCGTCACCCTTAAGCACCGCCCATTGTCCTCGGTCGGTGAAACTCTGGTCCTCGCCCAAACCGCGCAGGTAGGTCCGTGTGCTCACATAGATTGCGTCGGTAAAATCAAATCTTCCCTTTGCGTAAAGTCGCAGTTCGGTTCGCAATCCAGAGCAATCCGCGCACGGTAATGTTCCCTTGTAGATGCCGGTCAACACCATCGATTTGGGCTCCCCGGAATTGATCGAAACGTCGACGAAAAAGACCTCCACAGGCCCTTGCGGCGCGGTCATCGCAGCAATGGCTCCAATCGGAAGGCTAAGGTAGCTTTCCCGACGGCAGCCGCGTTCAGATGAAAGGTCTGCAGACCTTCATTCTTTGTCTGCTTGGGAACCTTAAATTCACGGACCGCCGTCAACGGCGATGGCGTCGTCAGATGCTCTCGCCAGCTATAGCTACCGGGTTCAGTCGAGGGCAATGTGACGATAAGGGTGTCTCCCTCGACCAGGCTGATCGGTGATCGGTTGTCTATCGACGTCAGCGTGACCGTCTTGGCGAAGAGGGGCCGCGTAAGCACCACAACAACGACCACAGCAAAACGCCAACGACGCCAGCCGGAGGAAGACGTATCCATCATGATCCACCCCACACGAAGTGCACT includes these proteins:
- a CDS encoding MoaD/ThiS family protein encodes the protein MKSSTTVRVELPAHLRTLAKVNAEVAVEVHGEVTQRSILDALESRYPMLRGTIRDHVTLQRRPFLRFFACEEDLSFASPDAGLPDAVVSGKEPFLIIGAVAGGSTHS
- a CDS encoding SRPBCC domain-containing protein → MAEKTPLHFVFYIAAPPERVWEGFVSAESNRILFMGAELEVDLKPGGSMNWVGPGADGKRVTYVRGEVLQSEPPKRLQYTFALGSSSKISRVTVELVPETEATRVSVTHDQWAEDDDAYASSADGWPRILSRLKTLIETGKTFKPH
- a CDS encoding YcbK family protein is translated as MKRVLRAGLVSLSVLAAVCPVRAADESASAAYRLRLYHLHTGERIDVIYRVGDRYLPEPVAELDHFLRDHRTGDIKDYDLKEFDLLHDLLVKLGRPDGEIDIVCGYRTPWSNNYLRQHGHGVAEHSQHMEAKAIDIRIPGVSSAVVRDAALSLQRGGVGYYAQSDFVHVDVGRVRQW
- a CDS encoding protease inhibitor I42 family protein, with product MMDTSSSGWRRWRFAVVVVVVLTRPLFAKTVTLTSIDNRSPISLVEGDTLIVTLPSTEPGSYSWREHLTTPSPLTAVREFKVPKQTKNEGLQTFHLNAAAVGKATLAFRLEPLLR
- a CDS encoding copper resistance protein NlpE, which produces MTAPQGPVEVFFVDVSINSGEPKSMVLTGIYKGTLPCADCSGLRTELRLYAKGRFDFTDAIYVSTRTYLRGLGEDQSFTDRGQWAVLKGDAVDPNATVYALDPDRPAQVQYLLLQPDGAGLTQLDRKMMPIDAPASVDLTLKRVP
- a CDS encoding WD40/YVTN/BNR-like repeat-containing protein, producing the protein MSKVRVLVGTHKGAFVLNSDGKRDKWEVSGPHFAGWDIYHLKGSPADPNRLYASQSSGWFGQVIQRSDDGGATWNPVGNQFTYDGVPGTHQWYDGTPHPWEFKRVWHLEPSLNDPDTVFAGVEDAALFKSTDGGATWIELSGLRGHGSGPGWMPGAGGMCLHTILLDPSDPQRIFIAISAAGAFRSDDGGQTWKPINRGLRSLHIPDPVAEVGHCVHHIAMHPQRPGVLFMQKHWDVMRSDDAGDSWQEVSGNLPTDFGFAIDVHAHEPETIYVVPIKSDSEHYVPDGKLRVYRSRSGGHEWEPLTNGLPQSDCYVNVLRDAMAVDSLDSCGVYFGTTGGQVYASSNAGDSWAPIVRDLPAVLSVEVQTLA
- a CDS encoding HD domain-containing protein, coding for MNSEIHSWRTAVMQYIRREAQPVDKYGHQPRLYALARQIGAGLSYDDDVVFAAAWMHDLGVFIGHRPDDPAELKTWDNVIYAIERTPELLLQFGFPPGKVPEVIEAIRTHQPHRDPQSIEATVLRNADILEQLGAMGILRAVSKVGRDTRYPTFSAVLPVLETALSTLPALLRLPSAKELAESRIEVLERFLASVKVEANGQLN